In the genome of Streptomyces collinus, one region contains:
- a CDS encoding hemerythrin domain-containing protein, with product MADTQDVVELILQDHRRMEDLFRRMRSVEDDRAGALREFADLLIAHAQAEEAEVYPALKRYKNIDDEEVEHGEHEHDEGNEALLELLLVEEVGSDEWDSKLEELVEAVNHHADEEERTILNGARENVAMQRRQELGRAFVQERERQLKAGCGSVENVRKIVES from the coding sequence ATGGCCGATACACAAGACGTCGTAGAACTCATTCTTCAGGACCACCGGCGCATGGAAGACCTCTTCCGGCGGATGCGCAGCGTCGAGGACGACCGGGCGGGTGCCCTGCGGGAGTTCGCGGACCTGCTGATCGCCCATGCGCAGGCCGAGGAAGCCGAGGTCTACCCGGCGCTCAAGCGGTACAAGAACATCGATGACGAAGAGGTCGAGCACGGCGAGCACGAGCACGACGAGGGCAACGAGGCCCTCCTGGAGCTCCTCCTGGTCGAGGAGGTCGGCTCCGACGAGTGGGACTCCAAACTCGAAGAGCTGGTGGAGGCCGTCAACCACCACGCCGACGAGGAGGAGCGCACCATCCTCAACGGCGCACGGGAGAACGTGGCGATGCAGCGCCGTCAGGAGCTGGGCCGGGCGTTCGTGCAGGAGCGCGAGCGTCAGCTGAAGGCCGGCTGCGGCTCCGTGGAGAACGTCCGCAAGATCGTCGAGTCCTGA
- a CDS encoding tripartite tricarboxylate transporter TctB family protein, producing MTTQTDIPPAETGGERRSWLREHSELGVCALLLALGVLVLTDALTMDVDIAQRGPVGPKTVPIVVGSGLLVIAALLALDVLRGGRGQAEGGEDIDLSEPADWRTVLLLAGVFLGAAVLIEPLGFPIAGALLFWGAAYALGSRRIDRDPLIAAGLSLVTYTVFNNLLGVPLPGGPLMGVL from the coding sequence GTGACGACACAGACCGACATTCCCCCCGCCGAGACCGGCGGCGAGCGGCGCTCGTGGCTGCGGGAGCACTCCGAACTCGGCGTGTGCGCACTGCTGCTGGCCCTGGGCGTCCTCGTCCTGACCGACGCTCTCACCATGGACGTCGACATCGCCCAGCGCGGCCCGGTCGGCCCGAAGACCGTGCCGATCGTGGTCGGATCCGGACTGCTGGTCATCGCCGCCCTGCTCGCCCTGGACGTGCTGCGCGGCGGCCGGGGCCAGGCCGAGGGCGGTGAGGACATCGACCTGTCCGAGCCCGCCGACTGGCGCACCGTGCTGCTGCTCGCCGGGGTGTTCCTCGGCGCGGCCGTGCTGATCGAACCGCTCGGCTTCCCCATCGCGGGCGCGCTGCTCTTCTGGGGTGCGGCCTACGCGCTGGGCAGCCGCAGGATCGACCGTGATCCGCTCATAGCGGCCGGGCTCTCCCTCGTCACCTACACCGTCTTCAACAACCTGCTCGGAGTGCCCCTGCCCGGCGGTCCGCTGATGGGAGTGCTGTGA
- a CDS encoding flavin monoamine oxidase family protein has protein sequence MIDDHAMVCSEDGFSRREFAAVAGTATVATVLAGGTATALPASAAPLAPALPGGGRGADFDRCLAVARALLVLDSDDRPLVPRYVRVLKDGLPARRTRPKDVLVIGAGPSGLVTAWLLKEAGHRVTVLEANGNRAGGRIKTFRKGGHEGAGQPFADPGQYAEAGAMRIPGSHPLVMELIDRFDLKKQRFHYVDVDEEGRPAARTWIHVNGIRVRRADYARSPRRVNRSFGVPKAHWDIPAAAILRAALDPVRDEFSHVGRDGKRVDKPLPERLRGWARVVKRFGDWSMFRFLTEHAGLDERTVDLIGTLENLTSRLPLSFIHSFIGSSLISPDTPFYELEGGTAVLPDALLERVRKEVRFDRRVTRIQYHHPDRPSADGGHVRSKGPHVWVDTVSEGRDGPVVREQFTADVAVVTVPFSGLRHVQIDPPLSYRKRRAVCELHYDSATKVLLEFSRRWWEFDEDDWKRELNAVDPGLYDAYRSGKAPADGSLLGAHPSVPGGHITQAQRTHYAANRAIGRDQPEAAGVVGGGSVSDNANRFMFNPSHPVPGSAGGVVLASYSWADDALRWDSLDDEARYPHALCGLQQVYGRRIEVFYTGAGRTQSWLRDPYAYGEASVLLPGQHTELLPVIPQREGPLHFAGDHTSVKPAWIEGALESAVRAALEVHTDQ, from the coding sequence ATGATTGATGATCACGCGATGGTGTGCTCTGAAGATGGTTTCTCCCGGCGGGAGTTCGCGGCGGTGGCCGGCACGGCCACGGTGGCGACGGTCCTGGCCGGGGGTACCGCCACGGCCCTGCCCGCGTCGGCCGCGCCGCTCGCCCCGGCCCTTCCCGGCGGCGGTCGCGGCGCCGACTTCGACAGATGCCTCGCCGTCGCCCGTGCCCTGCTCGTCCTGGACTCCGACGACCGCCCCCTCGTTCCGCGCTACGTGCGCGTCCTGAAAGACGGACTGCCGGCGCGACGGACCCGCCCCAAGGACGTCCTCGTCATCGGCGCCGGCCCGTCCGGGCTGGTGACCGCCTGGCTGCTGAAGGAGGCGGGGCACCGGGTGACGGTCCTGGAGGCCAACGGCAACCGGGCGGGCGGCCGCATCAAGACCTTCCGAAAGGGCGGCCACGAAGGTGCCGGGCAGCCCTTCGCGGATCCCGGCCAGTACGCCGAGGCGGGCGCGATGCGCATCCCCGGCAGCCATCCGCTGGTGATGGAACTCATCGACCGGTTCGATCTGAAGAAGCAGCGCTTCCACTACGTCGACGTCGACGAGGAGGGACGTCCCGCCGCGCGCACCTGGATCCACGTCAACGGCATCCGCGTGCGGCGCGCCGACTACGCCCGCTCCCCCCGGCGCGTGAACCGGTCCTTCGGCGTACCGAAGGCCCATTGGGACATCCCCGCCGCAGCGATCCTGCGTGCCGCGCTGGACCCCGTGCGCGACGAGTTCAGTCACGTAGGCCGGGACGGCAAGCGGGTCGACAAACCGCTGCCGGAGCGGCTGCGGGGCTGGGCGCGGGTGGTGAAGCGGTTCGGCGACTGGTCGATGTTCCGTTTCCTCACCGAGCACGCGGGGCTCGACGAGCGGACCGTCGACCTGATCGGCACCCTGGAGAACCTCACCTCACGTCTCCCGCTGTCCTTCATCCACAGCTTCATCGGCTCCTCCCTCATCAGCCCCGACACGCCCTTCTACGAGCTGGAGGGCGGCACGGCCGTGCTGCCGGACGCCCTGCTCGAACGCGTGCGCAAGGAGGTGCGGTTCGACCGGCGGGTGACGCGCATCCAGTACCACCACCCCGACCGGCCCTCCGCGGACGGCGGGCATGTGCGGAGCAAGGGCCCGCACGTGTGGGTGGACACCGTGTCCGAGGGGCGCGACGGCCCGGTCGTCCGCGAGCAGTTCACGGCCGACGTCGCCGTGGTGACGGTGCCGTTCTCCGGGCTGCGCCATGTGCAGATCGACCCGCCGCTGTCCTACCGCAAGCGCCGCGCGGTCTGCGAGCTGCACTACGACAGCGCGACCAAGGTGCTGCTCGAGTTCAGCCGCCGCTGGTGGGAGTTCGACGAGGACGACTGGAAGCGCGAGCTGAACGCCGTCGACCCGGGCCTGTACGACGCCTACCGCAGCGGCAAGGCCCCCGCGGACGGCAGCCTGCTCGGAGCGCACCCCTCGGTGCCCGGCGGGCACATCACGCAGGCTCAGCGCACCCACTACGCCGCGAACCGCGCGATCGGCCGCGACCAGCCGGAGGCGGCCGGTGTCGTGGGCGGCGGCTCGGTGTCGGACAACGCCAACCGCTTCATGTTCAACCCGTCCCACCCGGTCCCGGGCAGCGCGGGGGGTGTGGTCCTGGCGTCCTACAGCTGGGCCGACGATGCCCTGCGCTGGGACTCCCTGGACGACGAGGCGCGGTATCCGCACGCGCTGTGCGGTCTGCAGCAGGTCTACGGCCGGCGCATCGAGGTGTTCTACACCGGCGCGGGGCGTACCCAGAGCTGGCTGCGCGACCCGTACGCCTACGGGGAGGCGTCGGTGCTGTTGCCCGGGCAGCACACGGAGCTGTTGCCCGTCATCCCCCAGCGTGAGGGGCCGTTGCACTTCGCCGGGGACCACACGTCCGTCAAACCGGCGTGGATCGAGGGGGCGTTGGAGTCGGCCGTGCGGGCCGCCCTGGAGGTCCACACGGATCAGTGA
- a CDS encoding DUF5670 family protein, translating to MVPLLLVLLLALVLFGAGFALKALWWIAVIVLVLWLLGFVLRTADSGGRRGRWYRW from the coding sequence ATGGTTCCCCTGCTTCTCGTCCTGCTGCTGGCCCTGGTCCTTTTCGGTGCGGGCTTCGCACTGAAGGCCCTCTGGTGGATCGCGGTGATCGTGCTGGTCCTGTGGCTGCTCGGCTTCGTGCTGCGTACCGCGGACAGTGGTGGCCGCCGGGGCCGCTGGTATCGCTGGTAG
- a CDS encoding Bug family tripartite tricarboxylate transporter substrate binding protein: protein MRLRTPLALLGAAVLVLVGPPLLTTGSGSETGTQIPGLRFMVPNTPGGGYDITARTAAKNAEDAGLTHNIEVFNLPGAGGTVGLSRLVSEHGNGKLAMSMGLGVVGAVRSNDAPKTLGDTTPIARLTEEQDVVVVAKDSPYKTIDDLIGAWKESPGKLPVGGGSSPGGPDHLAPMLMARAAGISPKQVNYIPFDGGGELLASILGNKVAFGVSGVGEYLDQIKAGELRLLAVTGPKRVDGLDAPTLKEAGYDVNFTNWRGIVAPPGLNDGERDKLVKLVEELHDSAEWRKSLEQNGWDDAFLTGEKFGAFLDSEDKRVVSVLKELGL from the coding sequence GTGCGCCTGCGCACCCCCCTCGCCCTGCTCGGGGCCGCCGTGCTCGTGCTCGTCGGACCGCCGCTGCTGACGACCGGCAGCGGCTCCGAGACCGGCACACAGATCCCGGGCCTGCGTTTCATGGTCCCCAACACGCCCGGCGGCGGCTACGACATCACGGCCCGCACGGCCGCGAAGAACGCCGAGGACGCCGGACTCACCCACAACATCGAGGTGTTCAACCTGCCCGGTGCCGGCGGCACGGTGGGCTTGAGCCGGCTGGTGAGCGAGCACGGCAACGGCAAGCTCGCCATGTCCATGGGCCTCGGAGTCGTGGGCGCCGTCCGTTCCAACGACGCGCCGAAGACGCTCGGGGACACCACGCCGATCGCCCGGCTCACCGAGGAGCAGGACGTGGTCGTCGTGGCGAAGGACTCGCCGTACAAGACGATCGACGACCTGATCGGCGCCTGGAAGGAGAGCCCCGGCAAGCTCCCGGTGGGCGGCGGCTCGTCGCCCGGCGGGCCCGACCACCTCGCGCCGATGCTGATGGCCCGGGCCGCCGGGATCTCCCCGAAGCAGGTCAACTACATCCCCTTCGACGGCGGCGGCGAACTGCTCGCCTCGATCCTCGGCAACAAGGTCGCCTTCGGTGTCTCCGGGGTGGGCGAGTACCTGGACCAGATCAAGGCGGGCGAGCTGCGCCTCCTCGCGGTCACCGGCCCGAAGCGCGTCGACGGGCTGGACGCGCCCACGCTGAAGGAGGCGGGCTACGACGTGAACTTCACCAACTGGCGCGGCATCGTCGCCCCGCCCGGCCTGAACGACGGGGAGCGCGACAAGCTCGTGAAGCTCGTCGAGGAGCTCCACGACTCGGCTGAGTGGCGCAAGTCGCTGGAGCAGAACGGCTGGGACGACGCCTTCCTCACCGGTGAGAAGTTCGGCGCGTTCCTCGACTCCGAGGACAAGCGCGTGGTTTCGGTGCTGAAGGAGCTGGGACTGTGA
- a CDS encoding CASTOR/POLLUX-related putative ion channel, with the protein MAQRRTLLGDRARYWFDSTLARGASALVGWMALLCLTVVVPASALVVWTDPHAPQSLPDRLVQVWRLTGETLRLGGATGTPLRVTMSVLLALVALLYVSTLVGLITTALTERLTALRRGRSTVLEQGHVVVLGWSEQVFTVVGELVAANANQRRAAVAVLADRDKTAMEEALATKVGPVGRTRLICRSGPTTDPAVLTLTSPATAGVVLVLPRDEPDADAEVVKTLLALRAALAGLKNPPPVVAAVRDDRYRLAAGLAAGPGGVVLESDTVTARLIVQAARRPGLSLVHQELLDFAGDEFYLVGEESLTGHPFGDALLSYPTSSVVGLVHGDTPLLNPPPQTTVGADDLLIVISRDDDTAWPGECGQWVEKAAMASGPATPARPERVLLLGWNRRAPLMVEQLRRRARSGSVVDVVADGGESTVRQVRESQVPEGTGLTLTLHPGDVTRPETLRRLDVHSYDSVIVVGEDPAPGQPPDQPDNRTLVTLLLLRQLEEASGRELPVVTELVDDRNRALAPLGPGADVIISGKLIGLLMAQISQNRRLAAVFEELFSADGTGIRLRPAGDYVLPGCETAFATVVAAARGRGECAIGYRSHDDASTSPDHGVRVNPPKSERRRWTADDEVIVVGTD; encoded by the coding sequence GTGGCGCAGCGGCGCACTCTGTTGGGCGACCGGGCCCGTTACTGGTTCGACAGCACGCTTGCCCGCGGTGCCTCGGCCCTGGTCGGCTGGATGGCGCTGCTGTGTCTGACCGTCGTCGTACCGGCCAGCGCCCTTGTGGTGTGGACCGACCCGCACGCTCCGCAGTCCCTGCCGGACCGGCTGGTACAGGTCTGGCGCCTCACCGGGGAGACCCTGCGCCTGGGCGGGGCGACCGGCACGCCGCTGCGCGTGACGATGTCGGTGCTGCTCGCCCTGGTGGCGCTGCTGTACGTCTCGACGCTGGTCGGCCTGATCACGACGGCGCTCACGGAGCGGCTCACCGCCTTGCGGCGCGGCCGGTCGACCGTGCTCGAACAAGGGCACGTCGTGGTCCTGGGCTGGTCGGAGCAGGTGTTCACGGTCGTCGGCGAGCTGGTGGCCGCCAACGCCAACCAGCGGCGCGCGGCGGTCGCGGTGCTGGCCGACCGCGACAAGACCGCGATGGAGGAGGCGCTCGCCACGAAGGTGGGACCCGTCGGCCGGACGCGGCTGATCTGCCGCAGCGGCCCCACCACCGACCCGGCCGTTCTCACCCTGACCAGTCCGGCGACGGCCGGTGTCGTGCTGGTCCTGCCCCGCGACGAGCCCGACGCCGATGCCGAGGTCGTCAAGACGCTGCTGGCGCTGCGGGCGGCCCTGGCCGGGCTGAAGAACCCCCCACCCGTCGTCGCCGCCGTCCGGGACGACCGCTACCGCCTGGCCGCCGGCCTCGCCGCCGGCCCGGGCGGTGTCGTCCTGGAGAGCGACACCGTCACGGCCCGGCTGATCGTCCAGGCCGCCCGCCGCCCCGGGCTCTCCCTGGTCCACCAGGAGCTCCTCGACTTCGCCGGCGACGAGTTCTACCTGGTCGGCGAGGAGTCCCTGACGGGCCACCCGTTCGGCGACGCGCTGCTGTCCTATCCGACGTCCAGTGTCGTCGGACTGGTGCACGGCGACACCCCGCTGCTCAACCCGCCGCCGCAGACGACCGTCGGCGCGGACGATCTGCTCATCGTCATCTCCCGCGACGACGACACGGCCTGGCCGGGGGAGTGCGGGCAGTGGGTCGAGAAGGCGGCGATGGCCTCCGGACCCGCGACGCCCGCGCGGCCGGAGCGGGTCCTGCTGCTCGGCTGGAACCGCCGGGCGCCGCTCATGGTCGAGCAGCTGCGCCGCCGCGCCCGGTCCGGGTCGGTCGTCGACGTGGTGGCGGACGGCGGTGAATCGACGGTCCGGCAGGTGCGCGAGTCCCAAGTGCCCGAAGGCACCGGCCTGACCCTCACCCTCCACCCGGGGGACGTCACCCGCCCCGAGACCCTCCGGCGTCTGGACGTGCACTCCTACGACAGCGTGATCGTCGTGGGCGAGGACCCCGCTCCCGGACAGCCCCCGGACCAACCCGACAACCGCACGCTCGTCACCCTGCTGTTGCTACGACAGCTGGAGGAGGCGTCCGGGCGTGAACTACCCGTCGTCACCGAGCTGGTGGACGACCGCAACCGGGCGCTGGCACCTCTCGGACCCGGAGCCGACGTGATCATCAGCGGCAAGCTCATCGGCCTGCTCATGGCACAGATCTCCCAGAACCGGCGGCTCGCGGCGGTCTTCGAGGAGCTCTTCTCCGCCGACGGCACCGGCATCCGCCTGAGGCCGGCCGGCGACTACGTGCTGCCCGGCTGTGAGACGGCCTTCGCCACCGTCGTGGCCGCGGCACGCGGGCGCGGCGAATGCGCCATCGGCTACCGGAGCCACGACGACGCCTCCACGAGTCCGGATCACGGCGTGCGGGTCAATCCGCCCAAGTCCGAGCGCCGCCGTTGGACGGCCGACGACGAGGTGATTGTCGTGGGGACGGACTGA
- a CDS encoding Gfo/Idh/MocA family protein codes for MSLSPTRRRVAVVGTGAIVSGSHLPALRAHSDRVELVAAVDVDQERLDAFRELAGEQVAGYTSMDAMLDAVRPDLVLIGTPPSLHRDQTVAALKAGAWVLCEKPLTLSLAEYDEIAAAEEASGAYAAVVFQHRYGSGAVHARELIASGELGAPLVAHCQTTWRRDAAYYAVPWRGKWASEGGGPTMGHGIHQYDLLLHLLGEWEEIRAMAARLVHDTESEDVSTALVRFRSGALATVVNSVLSPDEVSRIRIDCADATVELTHLYGHSNDSWAYTPAPHVASERATAWRTPVADVPSSHTAQLGTLLDAYDTGTRPPGSGRDARATLEFAAALYKAAFTGSSVHAGEIGPGDPFYEAMHGEYPDWAPKERA; via the coding sequence ATGTCCTTGTCCCCCACCCGCCGCCGCGTGGCCGTCGTCGGCACCGGAGCCATCGTCAGCGGCAGCCATCTGCCCGCGCTGCGGGCCCACTCCGACCGGGTGGAACTGGTGGCCGCCGTCGACGTGGACCAGGAGCGCCTCGACGCCTTCCGCGAGCTGGCCGGTGAGCAGGTCGCCGGGTACACCTCGATGGACGCGATGCTGGACGCCGTACGCCCCGACCTGGTTCTGATCGGGACGCCGCCCTCCCTGCACCGCGACCAGACGGTGGCCGCGCTGAAGGCGGGCGCCTGGGTGCTGTGCGAGAAGCCGCTGACCCTGTCGCTCGCCGAGTACGACGAGATCGCCGCGGCCGAGGAGGCCTCCGGTGCCTACGCGGCCGTCGTCTTCCAGCACCGCTACGGCTCCGGCGCCGTGCACGCCCGCGAGCTGATCGCGAGCGGCGAGCTGGGCGCCCCGCTGGTCGCGCACTGCCAGACGACCTGGCGCCGGGACGCCGCGTACTACGCGGTGCCGTGGCGCGGGAAGTGGGCCAGCGAGGGCGGCGGCCCGACCATGGGCCACGGCATCCACCAGTACGACCTCCTCCTGCACCTGCTCGGTGAGTGGGAGGAGATCCGGGCCATGGCCGCGCGCCTGGTCCACGACACCGAGAGCGAGGACGTCTCCACCGCCCTGGTGCGGTTCAGGAGCGGCGCCCTCGCCACCGTCGTCAACAGCGTGCTCTCCCCGGACGAGGTGAGCCGCATCCGCATCGACTGCGCGGACGCCACGGTCGAACTCACCCACCTGTACGGCCACAGCAACGACAGCTGGGCCTACACCCCGGCCCCGCACGTGGCCTCCGAGCGCGCCACGGCCTGGCGCACCCCCGTGGCCGACGTGCCGAGCTCGCACACCGCCCAGTTGGGCACGCTTCTCGACGCCTACGACACCGGCACCCGGCCCCCGGGCAGCGGCCGCGACGCCCGCGCCACCCTGGAGTTCGCCGCCGCCCTGTACAAGGCGGCGTTCACCGGCAGCTCGGTGCACGCGGGGGAGATCGGCCCCGGTGACCCCTTCTACGAGGCCATGCACGGCGAGTACCCCGACTGGGCCCCCAAGGAGCGCGCATGA
- a CDS encoding alpha/beta hydrolase: protein MLSRSPGTARRAVLALTAAALACTALTATAEAAEDPLARYHRQHLTWKSCVLGPDDTTGKELAQAGARCADVTVPLDYSHPGGRTITVAVSRIRATDTARRVGPLLLNGGGPGGTSLGDPPWVREAMKDMAARYDVVGVDPRFIGRSTPLDCRWPTGSAWRGAGEDRAGFDRMAAFSKGLADRCRRHAGDALPHATTRNTARDMDVVRAALGERRISYLGYSYGSYLGQVYASMFRGRTDRVVLDGVIDPERYSARLWRGTEPANRHALKGWASWAAARDTAYGLGRTRGEVLATVERVRAAAARTPLRLGEHRLDEHVMPLVALNGLSQHNDAAYGDFAQGVRDMLRASRGERVTPSPWLAGVLEFVLTGADSRYGSAQTAIICGDNAAPRDPEVYWRDVQRARAGDPLFAPVTDNINPCAFWDRPRERPTRIRDDLPALLVNATGDPRTSYDGAQAVRAMWPSSRLVTLKGADQHAVYGVYGSACADAAVNAYLATGRLPARDADCAAHDTH, encoded by the coding sequence GTGTTATCCCGCTCCCCGGGAACCGCGAGACGAGCCGTCCTCGCCCTGACGGCCGCCGCACTGGCCTGCACCGCGCTGACCGCCACGGCCGAGGCGGCCGAGGACCCTCTCGCCCGCTACCACCGGCAGCACCTCACCTGGAAGAGCTGCGTGCTCGGGCCGGACGACACCACCGGCAAGGAACTGGCGCAGGCGGGCGCCCGCTGCGCCGACGTGACCGTACCGCTCGACTACTCCCACCCCGGCGGCCGGACGATCACCGTGGCGGTCTCCCGGATCCGCGCCACGGACACCGCCCGCCGCGTCGGTCCCCTGCTCCTCAACGGCGGCGGCCCCGGTGGGACCTCGCTCGGCGATCCGCCCTGGGTGCGCGAGGCGATGAAGGACATGGCCGCACGGTACGACGTGGTGGGCGTCGACCCCCGTTTCATCGGCCGCAGCACCCCGCTGGACTGCCGCTGGCCGACCGGATCGGCCTGGCGCGGTGCGGGTGAGGACCGGGCCGGTTTCGACCGCATGGCGGCCTTCTCGAAGGGCCTCGCCGACCGCTGCCGCCGCCACGCGGGCGACGCGCTGCCCCACGCCACCACCCGCAACACCGCCCGCGACATGGACGTCGTCCGGGCCGCGCTCGGCGAGCGGCGGATCTCCTACCTGGGTTACTCGTACGGCAGTTACCTCGGCCAGGTGTACGCCTCGATGTTCCGGGGCCGCACGGACCGGGTCGTCCTGGACGGTGTGATCGACCCGGAGCGCTACAGCGCCCGGCTGTGGCGGGGAACCGAGCCGGCCAACCGCCACGCCCTGAAGGGCTGGGCCTCCTGGGCCGCCGCCCGCGACACGGCCTACGGGCTGGGCCGTACGCGCGGCGAGGTGCTGGCGACGGTGGAGCGGGTCCGGGCCGCCGCAGCCCGCACCCCGCTGCGGCTCGGCGAGCACCGGCTGGACGAGCACGTCATGCCCCTCGTCGCCCTCAACGGGCTCTCGCAGCACAACGACGCCGCCTACGGGGACTTCGCCCAGGGCGTGCGGGACATGCTCCGGGCCTCGCGAGGGGAGCGGGTGACGCCGTCGCCGTGGCTGGCCGGGGTGCTGGAGTTCGTGCTCACCGGCGCCGACTCCCGCTACGGCAGCGCGCAGACGGCGATCATCTGCGGCGACAACGCCGCGCCGCGTGATCCCGAGGTGTACTGGCGTGACGTCCAGCGCGCCCGCGCCGGGGACCCGCTCTTCGCGCCCGTCACCGACAACATCAACCCGTGCGCGTTCTGGGACCGGCCGCGCGAGCGGCCCACCAGGATCCGGGACGACCTGCCGGCCCTCCTCGTGAACGCCACCGGGGACCCGCGCACCTCCTACGACGGCGCCCAGGCCGTCCGCGCGATGTGGCCCTCCTCGCGCCTGGTCACCCTGAAGGGGGCCGACCAGCACGCGGTGTACGGCGTCTACGGGTCGGCCTGTGCCGACGCCGCGGTCAACGCGTACCTCGCCACGGGGCGGCTGCCGGCGCGGGACGCCGACTGCGCCGCTCACGACACCCACTAG
- a CDS encoding tripartite tricarboxylate transporter permease, giving the protein MDAFNSLLDGFGTALTPINLLWAVIGVLLGTAIGVLPGIGPAMAVALLLPVTYGLDPIGAFIMFAGIYYGAMFGGSTTSILLNTPGESAAVVAAMEGNPMAKSGRGAQALAAAAVGHFAGGLIGTLLLVALAPTVAKLAVDIGAPDYFAIMVLAFIAVTSVLGSSRIRGLASLLIGLTLGLVGLDQMTGQQRLTFGSLQLADGIDVVIVAVGLFAIGEALWVAAHLRRRPPEPIPVGRPWLGRDDVNRTWKSWLRGPFIGFPFGAIPAGGAEIPTFLSYVTEKRLSKHKDEWGKGAIEGVAGPESAASASAAGTLVSMLTLGLPTTAVAAVMLAAFQQYGIQPGPLLFEREPDLVWGLIASLFVGMVLLLALNLPLAPVWAKLLRIPRPYLYAGIMFFAAVGAYAVGGEVIDLVILLIIGLIGFGMRRYGLPVLPAVIGVILGPNAEQQLRRALQISDGSVTGLVNTPFAVTVYAVIVLLLVWPLLRKAVTRGRAEAA; this is encoded by the coding sequence ATGGATGCCTTCAACTCCCTTCTGGACGGCTTCGGTACAGCCCTCACGCCGATCAACCTCCTGTGGGCCGTCATCGGAGTGCTGCTCGGCACGGCGATCGGCGTGCTGCCGGGCATCGGCCCGGCGATGGCGGTCGCGCTGCTGCTGCCGGTGACGTACGGGCTCGACCCGATCGGCGCGTTCATCATGTTCGCCGGCATCTACTACGGTGCGATGTTCGGCGGCTCGACCACCTCCATCCTGCTCAACACGCCCGGAGAGAGCGCGGCGGTGGTGGCGGCCATGGAGGGCAACCCCATGGCCAAGTCCGGGCGCGGCGCCCAGGCCCTCGCGGCGGCCGCCGTCGGGCACTTCGCGGGCGGCCTGATCGGCACGCTGCTGCTGGTGGCGCTCGCGCCGACGGTCGCGAAACTGGCCGTGGACATCGGCGCGCCGGACTACTTCGCCATCATGGTGCTGGCGTTCATCGCGGTGACGTCGGTGCTGGGATCGTCCCGCATCCGGGGTCTCGCCTCCCTGCTGATCGGCCTCACGCTGGGGCTGGTGGGCCTGGACCAGATGACCGGCCAGCAGCGTCTGACGTTCGGCTCGCTCCAACTGGCCGACGGCATCGACGTGGTGATCGTCGCGGTCGGGCTCTTCGCGATCGGCGAGGCCCTGTGGGTGGCGGCCCATCTGCGGCGCAGGCCGCCGGAGCCGATCCCGGTGGGGCGTCCCTGGCTCGGGCGCGACGACGTGAACAGGACCTGGAAGTCGTGGCTGCGCGGCCCGTTCATCGGTTTCCCGTTCGGCGCGATCCCGGCGGGCGGCGCGGAGATACCCACCTTCCTGTCGTACGTGACGGAGAAGCGCCTGTCGAAGCACAAGGACGAGTGGGGCAAGGGTGCCATCGAGGGCGTCGCGGGCCCGGAGTCGGCGGCGTCGGCCTCGGCGGCGGGGACCCTGGTGTCGATGCTGACGCTCGGTCTGCCGACCACGGCGGTCGCGGCCGTGATGCTGGCCGCCTTCCAGCAGTACGGCATCCAGCCCGGCCCGCTCCTCTTCGAGCGCGAACCCGACCTGGTGTGGGGCCTGATCGCCTCGCTCTTCGTCGGCATGGTGCTGCTGCTCGCGCTGAACCTGCCGTTGGCACCGGTGTGGGCGAAGCTGCTGCGCATCCCCCGGCCGTACCTGTACGCGGGCATCATGTTCTTCGCGGCGGTCGGCGCGTACGCGGTCGGCGGCGAGGTGATCGACCTGGTGATCCTGCTGATCATCGGCCTGATCGGCTTCGGGATGCGCCGCTACGGGCTTCCCGTGCTGCCCGCCGTGATCGGTGTGATCCTCGGCCCGAACGCCGAGCAGCAGCTGCGGCGCGCCCTGCAGATCAGCGACGGCAGTGTGACGGGACTGGTCAACACGCCGTTCGCGGTGACCGTGTACGCGGTGATCGTGCTGCTGCTGGTGTGGCCGCTGCTGAGGAAGGCGGTGACGCGGGGCCGCGCCGAGGCGGCCTGA